The Virgibacillus sp. MSP4-1 genome has a segment encoding these proteins:
- a CDS encoding lactonase family protein produces MAKQFTGYIGTYTKKNSEGVYRFTLDTEKKQITNVEVSAHLDNPTYLTVSRKNEYLYAVSKEGDQGGIAAFKITDDAGGLEKLNSQVTDGSAPCHVSVNSSNSLVVSANFHTKQAEAFLTNEDGSIQPPKSAWHEGSGPHERQEKPHLHFAGFTPNEQYVVVVDLGSDRITTYKPDGDVLQEVSVRSLKPGSGPRHMAFHPNAPYAYVMTELSNEVIVLKYDETEGTFEDVQYISTLPADFTENSQGSAIHLSSDGKFVYAGNRGHNSIAIYRVKADNKLEFIEWTHTEGDWPRDFVLDPTEQFIVAANQETGTLTLFERDQQQGTLSLLQKNVHAPEAVCVKFLNE; encoded by the coding sequence ATGGCAAAACAATTTACAGGTTATATCGGAACTTATACGAAAAAGAATAGCGAGGGAGTTTATCGTTTTACGTTAGATACGGAAAAAAAGCAGATTACGAATGTAGAGGTTTCGGCTCATCTTGACAACCCTACCTATTTAACGGTCAGCAGGAAAAATGAATATCTTTATGCGGTCTCTAAGGAAGGGGATCAGGGCGGAATCGCGGCTTTTAAAATAACCGACGACGCCGGTGGATTGGAAAAATTGAACAGCCAGGTTACAGACGGCTCGGCTCCTTGTCATGTGAGTGTTAACAGCAGTAACAGCTTAGTTGTCTCGGCTAATTTTCATACGAAGCAGGCAGAGGCTTTTCTAACGAATGAGGATGGATCGATTCAGCCGCCAAAATCCGCCTGGCATGAGGGAAGTGGACCTCATGAACGACAAGAGAAACCGCACCTTCACTTTGCCGGTTTTACACCAAATGAACAATATGTGGTTGTCGTCGATTTAGGCAGTGACAGGATCACAACCTACAAGCCCGATGGCGATGTTTTACAGGAAGTAAGTGTGCGATCCTTAAAACCTGGCAGCGGTCCGCGTCATATGGCTTTTCATCCGAATGCTCCGTATGCATACGTGATGACGGAACTCAGTAATGAAGTCATTGTGCTTAAATATGATGAAACGGAAGGGACCTTTGAGGACGTTCAATATATATCGACCCTTCCAGCGGATTTTACGGAAAATAGTCAGGGCAGTGCGATTCATCTTTCTTCGGATGGGAAGTTTGTTTATGCTGGCAACAGGGGGCACAACTCGATTGCCATTTATCGTGTAAAAGCGGATAACAAGCTGGAATTTATCGAATGGACCCATACAGAAGGGGACTGGCCACGGGATTTTGTACTGGATCCAACAGAACAGTTTATCGTAGCAGCCAATCAGGAAACAGGCACACTTACCCTGTTTGAAAGAGATCAACAGCAGGGAACGCTTTCTCTGCTGCAGAAAAATGTACATGCACCAGAGGCTGTATGTGTGAAATTTTTAAATGAGTGA